The sequence below is a genomic window from Streptomyces sp. NBC_00289.
CGGCCCACCGACCTGGCGGGGATAGGGGCCGGCTCCAGCATGGTCGGGATAAAGGAGGGCGAGACGTACACGGTCCACGACCTGTGGCTCGGCGTCTTCCTGCGCTCCGGCAACGACGCGGTGCACGTCCTGTCCGCGATGAACGGCGGCGTCGACAACACCGTCCGGGACATGAACGAGCACGCCGAACAGCTCCAGGCCCTCGACACGGACGTGGTCAGCCCGGACGGCTACGACGCCCCGGGCCAGGTCTCCTCCGCGTACGACCTGACCCTGTTCGCCCGCTCCGGACTGCAGAAGAAGGACTTCCGCGAGTACTGCTCGACGGTCACGGCGAAGTTCCCGGGCGAGACGACGAAGAAGAAGGGCAAGTCGGTCCGCGGCTCCTTCGAGATCCAGAACACCAACCGGCTGCTCAGCGGCGACTCCGACATCTCCGTCTACCAGGGCATCGCGGGCGTCAAGAACGGCAACACCACCAACGCGGGCGCCACCTTCACCGGCGTCGCCGAACGCAACGGCAAGGTGCTGCTCGTCACGGTCATGAACCCGGAGAAGAACGAGCACAACGAGGTCTACAAGGAGACCGCCAAGCTGTTCGACTGGGGTTTCCGGGCAGTCGGCAAGGTCCAGCCGGTGGGTGAACTGGTGCCGCCGAAGGGCACCGCGCAGGCGAGTGCCCAGCCGGGCGCGAACGCCTCCGGCGAGGCGGGCGGCGCGGGAAGCGGCGGGCCGTCGGCAGCGGGCGCGGCCGGGGAGTCGACGAAGCCGGTGGTGAGCGCCACCTCCGAGGGCGGATCCGGCGGCATGGGGATCGCGCTGGCGATCACCGGCGGGCTGCTCGCACTGCTCGCGGCGGGCGCGTACCTGGTCAACCGCCGCTGGCCACTGCCGGATCTGGTACGGCGTCGTCGTTGACCTCGGGAGCCAACTCGACCTCCTTGCTCTGCGTCGCCGTCCAGGAGGCGCAGAACAGCACCAGCTTCGAGGTGAAGTTGATCCACAGCAGCAGCGCGACGGGGACGCCGAACGCTCCGTACATGCTCTTCGCGGCCACGCCCTGCATGTAGCCGCTCAGCAGCAGCTTCAGCAGTTCGAAGCCGACCGCGCCGATCAGCGCGGCCACCATCAGGCGATGGCGCCCCGGTTCGACGCCGGGCAGCAGCGTGAGGACGTACAGGAGCAGCAGGAAGTCGGCGAGTACGGCGACCAGGAACGCGGCGGTCCGCAGCAGGACGCCGCCCCAGCCGCCCTCGTCGACGCCGAGCTGACGGATGATCCAGCCGACCATCGCGGAGGCGACGGTGGACGTGGCGAGCGTGACCAGAACCGCGCCGCCGAGCCCGACCAGGATGCCCAGGTCCTTGGCCTTGCGCAGGACCGGGTTCTCCTCCTCGTCGGGCAGCTCCCACACCGCCCGGAGGCACTCGCGCATCGAGCCGGCCCAGCCGATGCCGGTGAACAGCAGGACGGCGCCCGCGATGAGGCCGATGGCACCGGCGTTCTGCACCAGCCCCTCGATGTTCAGCTGGTCGGCGATGCCGGGCACCTGCTCGGTGATCTTGTCCTGCAGATCGTTCTGCTGGTCGGTGCTGAGGGTGGCGGCGGCGATCGCGGCGGCCACGGTGAGCAGCGGGAAGAGCGCGACGAAGCTGGTGAAGGTCATCGCGGCGGCCAGCCGCGTCCAGTGCACCCGGTCCAGCCGCAGGTAGGAGCGCCACGCGTGCGTGCGGGTCAGGCGGGTCACCAGCGGCCCGACGCCCGGGAGCTTTTTCAGCCAGTCCATGATCCGACCCTGCCCTCGCTAGTCCATGATCCCACTCTGCCCTGGTGGCGGAAGACCCATGTACGGGTGCCCCAAAAGCGCAGGACAGTGGCCAGTGCCATGCCGATTCCCGCCCCGGAGACGGTGTCGGCGCGCTGCGAGGTGTAGCCGAGGCCGTAGTGACTGACGGTGAGGCAGAGCAGCTGGACGAGGGCGCCCGCGGCGTTCACCGCGAAGAAGACGGCGTAGGGGCGCAGGCCTTTGGACCGCAGGTGCCGGTAGGTGCCGAGGGCGTTGCCCGCGTACGCCACCGAGCAGCCGGCGACGAACGAGAGCACCTTCGCGCTCAGCGGGGCCAGACCGGCGGGGCCGCGCAGGTACGTGAAGAGGGCCAGGTCGGCGGCGTAGGCGAGGAGCCCGACGACGGCGAAGCCCAGCAGCTCACGCCGACCCGGCCACGCGCGCGTGCTCACCGGTCGCCAACGGGGGTCGAGGACGCGGGCGCGGTCACGAGGCCGCCACCGCCGGACGCGCACACACGCGCGGTCACGAGACCGCCACCGCCCGACGCGCACACGCGCGTGATCACGAGACCGCCACCGCCCGACGCGCACACGCGCGCGGTCACGAGGCCGCCACCGCCGGACATGCACGCGGGCGTGATCACTGTTTCCCCGCGCCGGTCACCCATGCGTGCTCACCAGTTCGCCACGGCCAGGCCGTACATCGCGAGCCAGACCAGGCCGATCAGGGCGAGCGCGCGGTCGCGCAGGACGACCTCCTCGGGTTCGCCCGCCGTGCCGCGGTCGGCGAAGACGGCGTACCGGAGGATCGCGAGGACGAAGGCGATCACGGACAGCTGGCGCCAGGGCAGCACGCTCGTGTGCGGCACCCCGCCCTCCTCCAGGGCCCACAGGCAGTAGCCGAGGACGGCGACGCCGGCCGCCAGCTGCCATACGAAGCGCAGGTAGCCGGTGGTGTACTCGGTGAGCAACGCGCGCGTGGCGCCCGCCTTTCCGGCCATCTGCACGGCTTCGGAGTAGCGCTTGGCCGCCACCATGAACAGCGCGCCGAAGCCGGTGGTGATCAGGAACCAGCGCGACAGCGGGATGCCGAGGGCGAGGCCGCCGATGACCGCCCGCATCAGGAACCCGGTCGTCACGACCACGAGGTCGACGACCAGAACGTGCTTGAGGCTGACGCAGTACGCCAGTTGCATGCCCAGGTACGCCGTCAGCAGCGCCGCGACCACGGGCGAGACGAGCCAGGCCGCAAGGGCGGGCCCGAAGACCGCGAGGGCACCCCCGACGGCGTACGCGAACGGCACCGGGACCTGTCCGGCGGCGACCGGGCGGTGGCACTTGGTCGGGTGGGCGCGGTCGGCCTCGGCGTCACGGGCGTCGTTGATCAGGTAGACGGCGGCGGCGCAGGCGGTGAACAGGGCGAAGACGAGCGGGAGTCGGGCGACGGCCTGACGGGAGAAGAGCTGCCCGGCCGCGGCCGGGGCGGCGACGACCAGGACGTTCTTGACCCACTGTTTGGGGCGGGCGGTCCTGAGAAGGCCTCGCGGAAGGGATCCGGGCCGGGGTGGCGGGACGGGCCTGCGGGCGGTGCGCTGCTCGTGGAGCGCGGTGCGCGCGGTGTCCGTCAGCGGCGCGGTCTCAGTCATCCGGGCACCCGTTCACCCAGCGCGCTCCGACGCGCGCGGTGAGTGCCCCGAGGGCGGCGCCCGCCGCCACGTCCGAGGGGTAGTGGACGCCGACGACCAGCCGCGACACGCACATGGCGGCGGCGAGCACGGGGATCACGCGCGCCCCGAGCGCGCCGTAGGCGACGGCGGCCGCCGCCGCGGACGTCGCGTGCGAACTGGGGAAGGAGTGCCGGCCGGCGGTGCGCACCAGGGGCTCGACGTGTGTGGGGCGCGGACGGCGCACCACCCGCTTCACGCCCATGCTGACGAGGTGCGCGCCCGCCGTGAGTGCCGTGCCCCGCAGCCACGCGCCACGCCGGGCGCCGTCCACGGCCGCTCCCGCGAGTCCCGCCGCGAGCCACAGCGCACCGTGTTCACCGGCCCGGGACAGGGCACGCGCGGCGCCGGCGACGCGTGGGTCTCCGGCGCGGGCGCGGAGTGCGGAAAGGATTCGGTGATCCACACCTCGGAGGCTTCGTCGGTCCATGTCGTCGAGGTCGTCCATGTGGACTCACTGTTCACGTCAACACCGCCGGAACTCCGGCAATATTGAGCGACATCCCATTAATCACCCATTTCGGGGAGGCTGTGTATGTTTCAGAACTAATCGTCCACATAAGGGCGATACGGTCGCCAGCATGCCTGCCGACACCGTTTCCGTCACGGGATGGGGACGCACCGCTCCCACCACCGCCCGCCTGATCCGCCCGCGGACCTACGAGGAGGCCGCGGCCGCGGTCCGGGACTGCGGCACCCGCGGAGGCATCCCCCGGGGGCTCGGACGGGCGTACGGGGACGCGGCGCAGAACGCCGGCGGAGCGGTGTTCGACATGACGGGGCTGGACCGCGTCCACGCGATCGACGCCGACGGCGGGACCGTGCTGTGCGACGCAGGAGTGTCCCTGCACCGGCTCATGGAAGTGCTGCTGCCGCTCGGCTGGTTCGTGCCGGTGACCCCCGGCACGCGCTACGTCACGGTCGGCGGCGCGATCGGCGCGGACATCCACGGCAAGAACCACCACGTGTCGGGCTCCTTCACCCGGCACGTCCTGTCCCTGGAACTGCTCACCGCCGACGGCGAGATCCGCACGGTGAGCCGCGGCACCCCCCTGTTCGACGCCACCGCGGGCGGCATGGGCCTGACCGGCGTGATCCTCACCGCGACCGTCCAACTCCAGCCTGTGGAAACCTCCCTGATGTCGGTCGACACCGAGCGCGCGCGGGACCTGGACGACCTCATGGCGCGCCTGACGGCCACCGACCACCGCTACCCCTACTCGGTCGCGTGGATCGACCTGCTGGCCCGCGGCGCGGCGACAGGTCGCGCCGTCCTCACGCGCGGCGCGCACGCGCCGCTGGACGCACTCTCCGCACGCGCGCGCAGAGCCCCGCTGTCCTTCCGCCCCGGCCGGCTCCCGGCACCCCCCGCCTTCCTCCCGGAGGGACTGCTCAGCCGCAGGACCGTGGGCTGGTTCAACGAACTCTGGTACCGGAAGGCGCCCCGCGCGCGTACCGGTGAACTCCAGCGCCTCGCCACGTTCTTCCACCCCCTGGACGGGGTGCCGCACTGGAACCGGATCTACGGCCGCGGCGGCTTCGTGCAGTACCAGTTCGCCGTCGGACACGGCCGGGAGGAGACCCTGCGCCGGATCGTGCGGCGCCTCTCGCAGAGCAGGTGCCCGTCCTTCCTCGCCGTCCTCAAACGCTTCGGCGACGCGGACCCGGGCTGGCTCTCCTTTCCCCTGCCCGGCTGGACGCTCGCCCTGGACATCCCCGCCGGACTGCCCGGGCTCGGCGCCCTCCTCGACGAACTCGACGAGGAGGTCGCCGCGGCCGGCGGGCGGGTCTACCTCGCCAAGGACTCCCGGCTACGGCCCGAACTGCTCGCCGGGATGTACCCGCGGCTGGACGACTTCCGCGCCCTGCGCGCGGAGCTGGACCCGCGCGCGGTGTTCACGTCGGACCTTGCCCGCCGGCTCGGGCTCTAGGGCCTGCCCTTCACTTCGGTCGCTTCGGTCGCTTCGTTTGTTCGTTTGTTCGTTTGTTCGTTTGTTCGGGCAATGGTTTGGCCCTTGTTCTGGTCGTTGTTCCGGCCCTGTTCTGGTCGTTCGTTTCGGGCCTGTCGGCCCGCGCCATCCTTTAGGAGCTGTCGTGAAGGACGCCTTCGGCATTCCCCAGTCCCTGCTCGTCCTCGGCGGTACGTCCGAGATCGCGCTGGCCACCGCCCGCCGGATGATCGCCCGCCGCACCCGCACGGTGTGGCTGGCGGGGCGCCCCTCCCCCGCCCTGGACACGGCCGCCGCGCAACTGCGCGCGCTGGGGGCCGCTGTGCACACCGTCGCCTTCGACGCGCTCGACCCCGAGTCCCACGAGGCGGTGCTCGGGAAGGTCTTCGCCGAGGGCGACGTCGACATGGTGCTGCTCGCCTTCGGAATCCTCGGCGACCAGGCGCACGACGAGCGTGAGCCGGTGAACGCGGTGCGCGTCGCCCAGACCAACTACACGGGCGCGGTGTCGGCGGGCCTGGTCAGCGCCGGCGCACTGCAGGCCCAGGGCCACGGCTCCCTCGTGATCCTCTCCTCCGTCGCCGGCGAACGGGCCCGCCGCTCCAACTTCATCTACGGCTCCAGCAAGGCCGGCCTGGACGCCTTCGCCCAGGGGCTGGGCGACGCCCTGCACGGTACGGGCGTCCACGTCATGGTCGTACGCCCCGGGTTCGTCCGCTCGAAGATGACCGCCGGACTTGAGGAGGCCCCGCTGGCGACGACGCCGGAAGCCGTCGCGGCGGCCGTCGAGCTGGGGCTGCGCAGGCGGTCGGAGACGGTGTGGGTGCCAGGGGCACTGCGGATGGTGATGTCGGCGTTGCGCCACCTGCCGCGTTCGGTGTTCCGACGCCTGCCGGTCTGACGGCTTCGGGACGGTGTGACGGCCTGTCGGGGTCCCGGTGATCGCCGGCCTGACGGCTTCGGGACGGTGTGACGGCCTGTCGGGGTCCCGGTGATCGCCGGCCTGACGCCTTCGGGGCGGTGGCACCGTCCCGACGCCTACCGTCCGGCGATGCGCGGGCGGCTCAGCGGGTGTGGATCGAGCCGCGCTCGACGTGACCCGCCTGCGGCGGTACCACCGGGCCCCCGAAGACGTACTCCCGGAGCTGGCGCCACACGCCGTCGGCGCCCTGTTCGTAGAGGGCGAAACCGGTGCACGGCCACTGGGCCTCGTAGTCGGCCAGCTCCTCGAAGGCGCGGTCCATCGCGTCCTCGCCGATGCCGTGCGCCACGGTGACGTGCGGGTGGTACGGGAACTGCAGCTCGCGTGCCACCGGGCCGGAGGCGTCGCGGACCTGCTTCTGCAGCCAGGTGCAGGCCTCGGCGCCCAGGACGAGCCGGAGGTAGACGACCGGCGACAGGGGCCGGAAGGTGCCCGTGCCGGACAGTCGCAT
It includes:
- a CDS encoding decaprenyl-phosphate phosphoribosyltransferase, coding for MTETAPLTDTARTALHEQRTARRPVPPPRPGSLPRGLLRTARPKQWVKNVLVVAAPAAAGQLFSRQAVARLPLVFALFTACAAAVYLINDARDAEADRAHPTKCHRPVAAGQVPVPFAYAVGGALAVFGPALAAWLVSPVVAALLTAYLGMQLAYCVSLKHVLVVDLVVVTTGFLMRAVIGGLALGIPLSRWFLITTGFGALFMVAAKRYSEAVQMAGKAGATRALLTEYTTGYLRFVWQLAAGVAVLGYCLWALEEGGVPHTSVLPWRQLSVIAFVLAILRYAVFADRGTAGEPEEVVLRDRALALIGLVWLAMYGLAVANW
- a CDS encoding FAD-binding protein codes for the protein MPADTVSVTGWGRTAPTTARLIRPRTYEEAAAAVRDCGTRGGIPRGLGRAYGDAAQNAGGAVFDMTGLDRVHAIDADGGTVLCDAGVSLHRLMEVLLPLGWFVPVTPGTRYVTVGGAIGADIHGKNHHVSGSFTRHVLSLELLTADGEIRTVSRGTPLFDATAGGMGLTGVILTATVQLQPVETSLMSVDTERARDLDDLMARLTATDHRYPYSVAWIDLLARGAATGRAVLTRGAHAPLDALSARARRAPLSFRPGRLPAPPAFLPEGLLSRRTVGWFNELWYRKAPRARTGELQRLATFFHPLDGVPHWNRIYGRGGFVQYQFAVGHGREETLRRIVRRLSQSRCPSFLAVLKRFGDADPGWLSFPLPGWTLALDIPAGLPGLGALLDELDEEVAAAGGRVYLAKDSRLRPELLAGMYPRLDDFRALRAELDPRAVFTSDLARRLGL
- a CDS encoding 2'-5' RNA ligase family protein; protein product: MGTVTIGVSIAVPEPHGSLIQQLRAGFGDLAAHGIPTHVTLLPPTEVDDSELPAVEAHLTEVAGAGRPFPMRLSGTGTFRPLSPVVYLRLVLGAEACTWLQKQVRDASGPVARELQFPYHPHVTVAHGIGEDAMDRAFEELADYEAQWPCTGFALYEQGADGVWRQLREYVFGGPVVPPQAGHVERGSIHTR
- a CDS encoding YihY/virulence factor BrkB family protein is translated as MDWLKKLPGVGPLVTRLTRTHAWRSYLRLDRVHWTRLAAAMTFTSFVALFPLLTVAAAIAAATLSTDQQNDLQDKITEQVPGIADQLNIEGLVQNAGAIGLIAGAVLLFTGIGWAGSMRECLRAVWELPDEEENPVLRKAKDLGILVGLGGAVLVTLATSTVASAMVGWIIRQLGVDEGGWGGVLLRTAAFLVAVLADFLLLLYVLTLLPGVEPGRHRLMVAALIGAVGFELLKLLLSGYMQGVAAKSMYGAFGVPVALLLWINFTSKLVLFCASWTATQSKEVELAPEVNDDAVPDPAVASGG
- a CDS encoding GtrA family protein, whose product is MSTRAWPGRRELLGFAVVGLLAYAADLALFTYLRGPAGLAPLSAKVLSFVAGCSVAYAGNALGTYRHLRSKGLRPYAVFFAVNAAGALVQLLCLTVSHYGLGYTSQRADTVSGAGIGMALATVLRFWGTRTWVFRHQGRVGSWTSEGRVGSWTG
- a CDS encoding D-alanyl-D-alanine carboxypeptidase family protein, translating into MPASHRTGRRSLLVASATLVSLALTAPASLAAPVPSPGKSGSPSPKKSASPSPEGSASSSASPSVTPPANMSAVGGARLAQAGPQVNLATGVPVLPKDLTARSWIVSDAESGQVLAAHNAHWRLPPASTLKMLFADTVLPKFPRTEKHKVRPTDLAGIGAGSSMVGIKEGETYTVHDLWLGVFLRSGNDAVHVLSAMNGGVDNTVRDMNEHAEQLQALDTDVVSPDGYDAPGQVSSAYDLTLFARSGLQKKDFREYCSTVTAKFPGETTKKKGKSVRGSFEIQNTNRLLSGDSDISVYQGIAGVKNGNTTNAGATFTGVAERNGKVLLVTVMNPEKNEHNEVYKETAKLFDWGFRAVGKVQPVGELVPPKGTAQASAQPGANASGEAGGAGSGGPSAAGAAGESTKPVVSATSEGGSGGMGIALAITGGLLALLAAGAYLVNRRWPLPDLVRRRR
- a CDS encoding phosphatase PAP2 family protein, translated to MDDLDDMDRRSLRGVDHRILSALRARAGDPRVAGAARALSRAGEHGALWLAAGLAGAAVDGARRGAWLRGTALTAGAHLVSMGVKRVVRRPRPTHVEPLVRTAGRHSFPSSHATSAAAAAVAYGALGARVIPVLAAAMCVSRLVVGVHYPSDVAAGAALGALTARVGARWVNGCPDD
- a CDS encoding decaprenylphospho-beta-D-erythro-pentofuranosid-2-ulose 2-reductase, translated to MKDAFGIPQSLLVLGGTSEIALATARRMIARRTRTVWLAGRPSPALDTAAAQLRALGAAVHTVAFDALDPESHEAVLGKVFAEGDVDMVLLAFGILGDQAHDEREPVNAVRVAQTNYTGAVSAGLVSAGALQAQGHGSLVILSSVAGERARRSNFIYGSSKAGLDAFAQGLGDALHGTGVHVMVVRPGFVRSKMTAGLEEAPLATTPEAVAAAVELGLRRRSETVWVPGALRMVMSALRHLPRSVFRRLPV